A portion of the Paenibacillus sp. PvR098 genome contains these proteins:
- the recG gene encoding ATP-dependent DNA helicase RecG — MTVDLYSLPVTKVSGVKGKKPEELLALGITSVGELLDYYPFRYEDYTLRDLTNVKDGDKITVQGTIAGVPQVQMYGRIKSRMSCKIVVDGLFITAVWFNRHYLKDKLTAGSEIVLTGKWDQKRLHLTVSEVEFPGRGTSLIDTLQPVYSVAGSMTQKWFRQVTRQALLQFGEMIPEVLPAELLRKYDLLPRKQAVSLLHLPGSMEQGQRARRRMVYEELFLFQLKMQAYRALHHERADGIAHPVDLPGVRAFVRALPFTLTESQKNVLAEILHDLQQNYAMNRLLQGDVGAGKTVVAAASLFAVVKAGYQGALMVPTEILAEQHKRSLDRLFEPYGIQAALLTGSLTGKQRRETLASLQMGLTHVVIGTHALIQEDVFFRTLGLVVTDEQHRFGVQQRSILRRKGLNPDVLTMTATPIPRTLAITAFGDMDVSTLRELPKGRKPIKTYAVSHNMLERVLGFIRREVTAGRQAYVICPLIEESEKLDVQNAIDVHAQLQYAFPDYRVGLLHGRMTPGEKDGVMREFSAGQVQVLVSTTVIEVGVDVPNSTLMVVYDADRFGLSQLHQLRGRVGRGEHQSYCVLIADPKNEVGKERMKAMTETNDGFEIARRDLELRGPGDFFGTKQSGVPDFRVADMVTDFEIMEQARDDAAELVRRPDFWTGAGYAPLREYLQREHIFNNEMMD, encoded by the coding sequence ATGACAGTTGATTTATATTCGCTTCCGGTCACGAAGGTGTCCGGCGTCAAAGGCAAGAAGCCTGAGGAGCTGCTCGCGCTTGGTATTACGAGCGTCGGGGAGCTCCTTGATTATTATCCTTTCCGCTACGAGGATTACACGCTTCGCGATTTGACGAACGTGAAGGACGGCGACAAAATTACGGTGCAAGGAACGATAGCAGGAGTCCCCCAGGTCCAAATGTATGGACGGATCAAATCGCGTATGAGCTGTAAAATCGTCGTCGACGGTTTGTTTATTACGGCCGTTTGGTTCAATCGGCATTACCTGAAGGACAAGCTGACGGCAGGCAGCGAGATTGTACTGACGGGCAAATGGGATCAAAAAAGGCTGCACCTGACCGTGTCGGAAGTGGAATTTCCGGGCCGCGGCACTTCTCTGATCGACACGTTGCAGCCTGTTTATTCGGTGGCTGGATCGATGACGCAAAAGTGGTTCCGGCAAGTGACGAGGCAAGCGCTGCTGCAGTTCGGTGAAATGATTCCGGAGGTGCTTCCCGCCGAGCTGCTTCGCAAATACGATCTGCTCCCAAGAAAGCAGGCCGTTTCTTTACTGCATTTGCCCGGATCCATGGAACAGGGCCAGCGGGCCAGACGCAGGATGGTGTATGAGGAGCTCTTTTTGTTTCAGCTCAAGATGCAGGCCTACCGCGCACTCCATCATGAACGAGCGGACGGGATAGCGCATCCCGTCGATTTACCAGGCGTACGGGCCTTTGTTCGAGCGCTGCCGTTTACGTTGACGGAATCGCAGAAAAATGTGTTGGCTGAAATTTTGCATGACTTACAGCAAAACTATGCGATGAACCGGCTTCTGCAGGGCGATGTCGGCGCCGGTAAAACGGTGGTGGCGGCAGCCTCTTTGTTCGCCGTAGTAAAAGCAGGCTATCAAGGGGCGCTTATGGTGCCTACGGAAATTTTGGCGGAACAGCACAAACGTTCACTTGATCGCTTGTTCGAGCCCTACGGTATTCAAGCCGCCTTGCTCACCGGAAGCTTGACGGGCAAGCAGCGGCGTGAGACGCTTGCCTCCTTGCAGATGGGTCTCACCCACGTCGTGATCGGTACCCATGCGCTGATTCAGGAGGACGTGTTCTTTCGGACCCTAGGGCTTGTGGTGACGGATGAACAGCACCGTTTCGGCGTTCAGCAGCGGAGTATTTTGCGCCGCAAGGGTTTAAATCCCGATGTGCTAACCATGACGGCAACCCCGATTCCGCGCACGCTGGCGATCACTGCTTTCGGGGATATGGACGTATCCACACTGAGGGAGCTGCCGAAGGGTCGTAAGCCGATCAAGACGTATGCGGTATCGCACAATATGCTGGAGCGAGTGCTAGGTTTTATTCGCCGTGAAGTCACTGCCGGCCGGCAAGCCTATGTTATTTGCCCGTTGATTGAAGAATCGGAGAAGCTGGATGTGCAAAATGCGATTGACGTGCACGCTCAGCTGCAGTATGCATTTCCTGATTATCGGGTCGGTTTGCTCCACGGCCGGATGACGCCTGGCGAGAAGGACGGAGTAATGCGCGAATTCAGCGCTGGACAAGTACAGGTACTCGTATCTACCACAGTCATTGAGGTTGGCGTCGATGTGCCTAACTCCACACTGATGGTTGTATACGATGCCGACCGGTTCGGACTGTCCCAGCTGCACCAGCTTCGGGGGCGTGTCGGGCGTGGCGAGCACCAATCGTATTGCGTGCTCATTGCTGATCCGAAGAACGAGGTCGGGAAGGAACGGATGAAGGCGATGACGGAGACGAACGACGGATTCGAAATCGCGCGGCGGGATTTGGAGCTGCGGGGCCCCGGAGATTTCTTCGGTACGAAGCAAAGCGGTGTCCCGGATTTTCGGGTTGCAGATATGGTGACGGACTTTGAAATCATGGAGCAGGCGCGCGATGACGCTGCCGAGCTGGTGCGCCGTCCTGACTTTTGGACCGGGGCTGGCTATGCGCCGCTTCGCGAATATTTGCAGCGTGAACACATTTTCAATAATGAAATGATGGACTGA
- a CDS encoding DegV family protein: protein MSQVRIVTDSTADIPAELREKLGIAMVPLKVLFGQEVFRDAVDIGPEQFYAKLAESSDIPTTSQPSPVEFQEMYQKLAEEGDGPIISIHLSSKMSGTYQSAVLAKSMIEGDADIEVVDSRSASYGNGLLVVAAAEAAKQGKSKKEILELITKLRQEQRLYFLVDTLEYLQRGGRIGKAAALFGSLLNIKPILSLAAEGEVYSVDKIRGQKKAMNRIVDLLQQDMGGKPIHLILGYTTERETVEELKSLISQHFTLESVHYTHIGPVIGTHVGPGTVAVFAVPV, encoded by the coding sequence GACGGACAGCACGGCGGACATACCAGCCGAACTGCGAGAGAAGCTTGGTATCGCGATGGTGCCGCTGAAGGTGCTGTTTGGTCAAGAGGTGTTCCGGGATGCGGTAGATATCGGGCCGGAGCAGTTTTATGCCAAGCTGGCGGAGTCAAGCGACATACCGACTACCTCCCAGCCATCTCCTGTGGAGTTTCAGGAGATGTATCAGAAACTGGCGGAAGAAGGGGACGGTCCGATCATTTCGATTCATTTGTCATCTAAGATGAGCGGGACTTACCAATCTGCGGTGTTGGCAAAATCCATGATCGAAGGCGATGCGGATATTGAAGTGGTGGACAGCCGTTCGGCCTCTTACGGCAACGGGTTGCTCGTCGTAGCGGCTGCGGAAGCAGCGAAGCAAGGCAAGAGTAAGAAAGAAATATTGGAGCTGATTACGAAGCTGCGCCAAGAGCAGCGGCTGTATTTTTTGGTTGACACGCTGGAATATCTGCAGAGAGGCGGCCGCATCGGCAAAGCGGCTGCGCTGTTCGGATCTCTGCTGAACATTAAGCCTATTCTGTCCCTTGCGGCGGAAGGGGAAGTATATTCTGTAGATAAAATACGCGGACAAAAGAAGGCGATGAACCGGATTGTCGATCTGCTTCAGCAGGATATGGGGGGCAAGCCGATTCACTTGATTCTAGGGTATACGACCGAACGGGAAACGGTGGAAGAGCTGAAGTCGCTCATTTCACAGCATTTTACCTTAGAGAGCGTGCATTACACGCACATCGGCCCGGTGATCGGCACCCATGTCGGGCCTGGAACCGTAGCGGTATTTGCGGTCCCTGTCTGA